The sequence CgaaatactggaagaatttcctttcggaacCCCACAAGGATGTATTAAAAAATCAGGGATTTCAGAACCCCGGAAGAATTCTCGTACAAATCTCGGAAGGGCTCCTCTCAAAATCTTTGATGAGTTCCCCAAGAAGCCCGGATAGATTCCTCTAATAATACCGGATAGATTCATCTCAGAATCTTGGATGTTTCCCCTGTGAATCCTAGATTGGTTATTCTCGGCATATTCCCGTACGAATACCGGAAGGATTCCCACCCGAATATTGGCAGAAATCAACTCAAAATCCCTCGAATCCTGAATGAATTCTCCCATCGAAACCTGACTGGATTCTTTTCGCTATGCCGGTAGTTCCCGTTCTTATCTCGAAAGGGTTCTAGGTGTGATACCGAGATGTTTAGCACACGCGTCCAACTTAAGTAATAATCGACTGTGCTCGCGCACTCGCTAGTCTAACCCTAGAATGCTCCAAGGCAATACCCTGCTGGAGACCCGTACACAAGACGGTGATCTATACTTACTGTTTGAGCTATCCACCACATCCCCTTTTTTATAAAGAAAagataattttattattatttggttatttaataTTCATATAAATTTAAGGTAAAGCAAAACttatttttctcacaatttAGTGTTTACCTGAATTATAACTATTGGATAGTTGCCGTAGTCTTTCCGAACGTCGAGGTTGTTCatcttcatggttacttgggggCATATCCGTTTCGGCGATACTTTGTGTGTAATCTGAAATCTTCTTCAAATGAGAAACATTTCTTTCGAATGATTTCCCTGTTTCCAATGATTTTACAGAAATGTTTGAGCCGTTGCGATGTTCAACCAGGAACTTCTCTTTCAAGAAGTTAGTCGAGAGCTTATTAGAAGGATGTAGATTTCGCATAAGAACGACATCACCAATCGCGATGTCGCTTAGCTTTGCTCTACGATTGGTATCTTCTCGTTCTTTTCCCAAAAATTTCTGCGCTTTATCTCGATCAGAGAAATCTGCAAAAGTAACTGCTGTAGAGAGATCTTCCAgatcaggggtggcattgcgcatctcgattcgaacgtaatactatcgagtcgaacatgtttggcattacggctttcgattcgatctcgaaaacgactcatcgttcgagtatgctcgaggaggtacaagaataacgagatgttttggcattatggatactcgatagcacactggaaaACGATCTAAGTCGAATGAAAACACTGAAAACACCCCTTTAtggctttcgaatgttgttcgagagtcgtttcttgctgaaagtttttaaatatatttgttgttatttctctacgggaagagaatacatgttttattattgtatcttgaggaaaagaatgtcattagtataactacttttataatttccagacaatatgcaatctctaattatcccaaatccgcgtaaaaacaacttcaactaaaatcttttttttgcGGCTTTCACGTATTTCATGCCGATTTCaataaaccgcatgaaaaatcgATAGAGTAAAATCTGCGTAAACGTGTATATTCGATTAATGTACGtaaaatagttgagttaaataaaaaaacgcgtaaGAGATAACTTaagtgcatttaacttcaaaacacatggaaacatcaaagtaatttattttcgaatccttctttaggctcaaaattggatctttggcataaactcgaataaacataaaatttataattttgtgtcgtaacaatatctcaatttacaaaacatatcgtataggcataatgttttaatcagtttgcaactgctcaataaataatattcctttttatagtcattgagcacaatttgcttgtttataaattaactgccaattcatgccctgaaggatgcctttccaacagacaacatgctacacgcagatgaaattactcttattctctctatttactcacattcgccatacGCTggaggttgtctctccagcgggcggcactCTGGCTctgagacagctatctcttattctctctgtttacattttcgtttgacatactcgattgagctagtacagcaccattcgaaatcttgtactgcgactgaatgaagtcgaacgaaatacataatgccgcaattttttcgaaacgaatgcaaaaacgtacgaatcgagtgattcgattcgagatacacaatgccaccccaggaaGCTTCGAGCGTGGTTTTCGATTTTGAAGGAGCTCATTCGGAGTCTTACCGGTGGTTGAATGCGGTGTATTGTTATACATCTCTAAATATCGATCCAGCTCCGCACGCCAGGTGCCGTACAATGCGTTGGCGATTTTCAGCCTCTTTAGAAGGGAGCGGTTCTGGCGTTCTACCTCCCGTTCGCCTGGGGCCCAATACGGTGACGTATGATTCCGGATTATTCCTTTCATTCGACAGTACTCATCGAATTCGATTGCGACAAATTGCTTCGCGTTATCTAGTGTTATAGTACGTGGAATACCCCAAACACGAAAAAGTTTATCCAGCCGTTTTATTGTTTCCCTTAGCGGTAATGTTCGTCATTATCTCAACATCAACGTGTCTGCTGAAATAATCGATTACCGCCAAAATGTACTCCCCAGATGGCGGCGGACCGAGAAATCGATTGCAATGTCTATCCAGGGTTTTATCCGGCAATGGTCTACGCGACATAGGTTCTGGGGATCTGGAATCTGTACCAAACGGCAGCCTTCGCATTTTTCACATGCTTTACTGCTACTTCTTGGTCCATGTTTGGCCACCAACATCGGTCTCGTAAACGTCTTTTCATAGTGGATTGACCTGGATGCCTTCATGAGCTAGCATCAACATTCTGTTCATCAAAACTGCTGgaattactaacttcgaccccCTAAGGACAAGGTTGTTCGCATACGATAGTTCAGTACGAAATACGGAATATTGTTTAACTTGTACTAAGGACCAGTTATCCGTCATTATCGCATCTTTCACTGACCTGCAGCTCACCATCCATTTCAGTGACGCCTCCGTAACCTCCGAAATGTCAATCGCAGCGGTTTCTTGGATAGACCGAATTGTGTTTTCCATGTCTTGATCATAGTCTGACTCTTTAGTGTAATCGATCAGTGCAGCCAAAGCTGACACCATCGTCCTCCTTATATAAACATCTGAGTCTTCTTGCCAAGAGTTATCAGTGACATGTGCCATAAACGTGATAGTGTGTCAGCGATATTCGATGACCCTTTTTGTATACAACTCTAAACCCTGAACGCTTGAAGTCTGAGGCAACCACCTTTCAATTCTAGCTGTCGGACGTGAATTCGTTGTAAATAAGACCTGAATAAGAATAATAACATAAGTTTCAGAAGTTTCTTTTGTAACATAGTCATAAGAATAATACACTCCAGGGGTCGGTGATCTGTTTCTAATGTGAAGAGATATTCCgatcaaataaattttgaatcgttCGATACCCCAGACAATTCCTAACGCCTCTTTCTCTATAGGGGATATCGCTTTTCTGCTTCTGATAAGCTACGCGATGCGTAGCTGATGACACAGGCAGGTTATGCTCTTTCAGTTGCACCAGCACAGCTCCGAGTCCTCCAGAAGCATCCGTCACTAGAACTGTTTGATCTTTAGGATCATAATATCCCAAATGTTCCAGGTTTGTGATTCTTTGTTTTCCAGTTTTCGAAGCAGCTGTTATGTTGCGGTAGCCATTGAAAATAGCTAGAATTCTTCAAAAAGTTCTCGTAGCTGGCGGATGACTTTCAGTTTGCCAAGTTGGGAATGAAGCAGGGAAATATACGTCACGAGTCCCAAAAACTTCGCATAATTCTTCCTTGTTTCATGGCGGTCGACATTCTGAgagggattttattttatcttgCGATGGAAGAACTCCATTAGCAGACATTTTATGTCCATGAAATTGGATTTCAAGTTGTTTGAATTTGCATTTGCTGTTATTCAGTGATGAACCGTATCTATTCCAAAACATCCAACGTTTGTTTTACAGCGATGTCATGTGTTCTCTTCTGTCAAACCCCACATTAGAATGTCGTCAATGAAGACAACTGTTCGAGGCATTCTGCTAATATACTTTCATCGGCTCTGGAAGAATTCTGGGGCGTAATTTACACCAGACAAAAGAACCGAGTATAACGATATAATCCCCAGTTCGTAATGAAGGTGGTGATGTCTCGACTTTCTTCCGCCAGTTCAACCTGGTGGAATGCTTGTTTAATGTCCAACGTCGTGAAATATTTGGCTCCGCTGAATTTTGGCAACAAATCTTCAAACACGGGTAATGGATGGTTCAATCGCTGAATGGCTTGGTTAGCTCGTCTCATATCGACACACAGCCTGATATCACCGTTGTCTTTCATAATCGGGACTAGGGGGGACACCCACGAAGTTGGCTTCGTAACACGTTCGATGATTATCATTTCCAGTAATTCGTCTAGCTTTGATTTTACATGACCAAGAATGGGGATCGGGCAACGGCGAAGAGGTTGGATAACGGGAGGAACGGTACGATCAATTGGTAAGGTTAATTGAAAACCTTTGATTTTTGGGAACGATTTTGTATTCTTCACATGATTGATATTCATCCCAAAAGTGCTTGGTAGACCAACTTGTAAAAGTCCCAGTTTACGGGCAGTAATTTTTCCTAGCAAGGATTGCTGCCCCCCCTCGATTACGTAGAATGTTGTCTCAGTCGAAATTTTTTCA comes from Armigeres subalbatus isolate Guangzhou_Male chromosome 2, GZ_Asu_2, whole genome shotgun sequence and encodes:
- the LOC134209129 gene encoding uncharacterized protein LOC134209129, whose amino-acid sequence is MCKSNVERTGMKRKHSPYRSGRESNYFKRTKTVRNIETTEDNDTSREDLSVYNIVDEEDEFIKCCVGGVEIDMLIDSGSTYNLIDDATWQLLKFNDAKFTAERHDDSKRFLAYGRVPLKLLTVFDAVLEIKDGLEKISTETTFYVIEGGQQSLLGKITARKLGLLQVGLPSTFGMNINHVKNTKSFPKIKGFQLTLPIDRTVPPVIQPLRRCPIPILGHVKSKLDELLEMIIIERVTKPTSWVSPLVPIMKDNGDIRLCVDMRRANQAIQRLNHPLPVFEDLLPKFSGAKYFTTLDIKQAFHQVELAEESRDITTFITNWGLYRYTRFFCLV